One segment of Bacteroidota bacterium DNA contains the following:
- a CDS encoding fused MFS/spermidine synthase — translation MRPNIFKKYCSYLFAFRQEKFESAVSGTLEVLLFKGRYQLVTKNAIYSFEDLYTSYGHALNSIRYTHVKNILVLGLGLGSIPIMLQKKLGDTISITSVELDPEIIRCAKKYYPSATEYDKLKIIQSDALQFVMQTKEKFDLITVDLFIDTYVPEKFFTLEFLQKLKSIISPNGNLLFSRLKDGYKYEHELWKNLKTVFPGKTEIETEGNSILYWKPNFES, via the coding sequence ATGCGTCCGAATATTTTCAAAAAGTATTGCAGCTATCTTTTTGCTTTTCGTCAAGAAAAATTTGAAAGTGCAGTAAGTGGCACACTGGAAGTATTGCTTTTTAAAGGACGTTATCAATTGGTAACTAAAAATGCTATCTATTCATTTGAAGACTTATATACCTCGTACGGTCATGCATTAAACTCTATTCGATATACACATGTAAAAAATATTTTAGTGCTTGGTTTAGGTTTAGGTAGTATTCCGATAATGCTACAAAAAAAATTGGGTGATACAATTTCAATTACCTCCGTTGAATTAGATCCTGAAATTATTCGCTGCGCAAAAAAATATTATCCCTCAGCTACAGAATATGATAAATTGAAAATAATTCAGAGTGATGCCTTACAATTTGTAATGCAAACAAAAGAAAAATTTGATCTGATTACTGTAGATTTATTTATTGATACTTATGTCCCTGAAAAGTTTTTTACACTTGAGTTTCTGCAAAAATTAAAAAGTATAATTTCTCCCAACGGCAATCTATTATTCAGCAGATTAAAGGATGGTTATAAATATGAACATGAACTTTGGAAAAATTTGAAAACTGTTTTTCCGGGAAAGACAGAAATTGAAACAGAGGGTAACAGTATTTTATATTGGAAACCAAATTTCGAATCATGA
- a CDS encoding threonylcarbamoyl-AMP synthase codes for MTGTDINYAAELLRSGKLVAIPTETVYGLAANALNTDAVIKIFEAKNRPRFNPVIIHIGDISQLSNYVITPHPELLHLAKIFWPGPLTFLFKKKPTIHDIVTAGLPYVAVRIPDHPLTLQLLQLINLPLAAPSANPFGYISPTEAFHVETQLGNKVDYILDGGSCKVGIESTIIKLNSKNQIEILRQGFITIQDLQSQTQLEIIIPEKNNPIEAPGMMKLHYAPLKRMLIGNIEQMLLSNSGKKIGVLSFKKKFNNSQIIQQEVLSTQGDLSEAARNLFAALHRLDNGHCEIIYTELFPHDGIGIAINDKLYRGAAR; via the coding sequence ATGACAGGAACGGATATCAATTATGCTGCTGAATTACTCAGGTCAGGAAAATTAGTTGCCATTCCAACAGAAACAGTTTATGGACTTGCGGCAAATGCATTGAATACAGATGCAGTGATTAAAATTTTTGAAGCGAAAAACCGCCCTCGTTTTAATCCTGTAATAATTCATATCGGTGATATCTCTCAACTCAGTAATTACGTAATAACTCCTCACCCCGAATTATTACATCTTGCTAAAATATTTTGGCCGGGGCCACTCACTTTTTTATTTAAAAAAAAACCTACCATACATGATATTGTAACTGCAGGTTTGCCTTATGTTGCAGTGCGCATTCCAGATCATCCATTAACCCTTCAACTTCTACAATTAATTAACCTTCCACTTGCAGCCCCAAGTGCTAATCCATTTGGATATATTAGCCCGACTGAAGCATTTCATGTAGAAACACAATTGGGAAACAAAGTGGATTATATACTGGATGGCGGTTCATGTAAAGTCGGTATTGAATCAACTATTATTAAATTAAACAGTAAAAATCAGATTGAAATTTTGCGACAAGGATTTATTACCATTCAGGATTTACAATCACAGACACAATTAGAAATAATTATCCCGGAAAAAAACAATCCTATTGAAGCACCGGGCATGATGAAACTACATTATGCCCCTTTAAAAAGAATGCTAATAGGAAATATTGAACAAATGCTATTGTCTAATTCGGGTAAAAAAATCGGTGTACTTTCTTTTAAAAAAAAATTTAATAATTCTCAAATCATACAACAAGAAGTATTAAGTACACAAGGAGATTTATCCGAAGCTGCCCGAAACCTTTTTGCTGCCTTGCATCGTCTTGATAACGGCCATTGTGAGATTATCTATACTGAATTATTCCCCCATGATGGAATAGGAATTGCGATCAATGATAAATTATATAGAGGTGCTGCCCGATAG
- a CDS encoding tetratricopeptide repeat protein, whose protein sequence is MIKYLRTAFLVVSVWCLHIQVQAQETKIYTDPYRSYKTGMELFEAKKYSTAQMQFEQTIQMIPDDASEEIIMYKADSWYYNALCAIELSNPDAEQLMLAFIENYPGHALMGSAYFHLGKIYFKNREYTKALQWYELVDEYDLNFSDRDAYKFQYAYTLFTKKKLDKANDLFKQLKEKEGPYYFASNYYYGFISYLNDDYNEAIASFNRVKDEGVYALVVPYYFCNIYYSQKEYDKLIAYAEPLIENTRLNYHAEINQLLGQAYLMKENYEKALPYLSYYVEKVRSRKPEDYYQLGFVQYQLKDYQGALSNLGSITDKNDTIYQQAAFLMGNCYVNTDKKEDARNKFLDASLYSIDKNVQQTALFNYAKLSYELQYYPAAVTSLKTYLENYPNGKFTTDAQELLADALVNTKKYDEALAILNGIPEKSKQLKIAYQKVAYYSGVDDYNNKDYVGAEDMFMKSLMYPLDGKIQAGSYFWLGEINYQDGKYAKAISNHVKYQDVAKASGNPTAEVRIAYSNYTIGYAYFRQSNFGNAVKYFDKVTNELKLSKTASQEVDIALDATLRSADCYFMTKEYNKAEKNYSKIIDNNYKGSDYALFQKGMLHGLKGENANKISTLKQLNSKFPKSLYVDDAMYEIANTYFLMKDNNAAINGFKALLNDKPNSGYVIKAYLKLGLIYYNMDDLAMAEKYYKSAYELSPTTSEGAEAKNALKDIAEETGNVSGLEGIATVSEKDSVSYNAAKFKYNKDDYAGAAKAFSDYLKQYPKGYFREQALFYRAESYFKTEAYEKALADYAILIDEKKPAFLESSLVRASWISYYVKEDYNTAFDYYELLFQNASYKENAFVAMKGLLRVSYQLNNYDDVLVNANRILASDLVTNEERIEANYYSGKAYLAKNNNDKAFESFQKTAQLTTNVIGVESRFMMADILYQKGKLDDSKKQCLEIVNELPAYEEWVIRSYILLADISASKGEYAQAKASLRSIIDNYQGDPQLVELAKIKLQQIEELEKGARRIDEQDQNNNDNPEELEFNK, encoded by the coding sequence ATGATAAAATATCTGAGAACAGCTTTTTTGGTTGTAAGTGTTTGGTGTTTGCATATACAGGTACAAGCACAGGAAACTAAAATTTATACGGATCCATATCGGAGTTATAAAACCGGAATGGAATTGTTTGAAGCAAAAAAATACAGCACTGCGCAAATGCAGTTCGAACAAACAATTCAAATGATACCGGATGATGCATCCGAAGAAATTATAATGTACAAAGCCGATAGTTGGTATTATAATGCGCTTTGTGCTATTGAACTTTCCAATCCTGATGCAGAGCAACTGATGCTTGCATTTATTGAAAATTATCCCGGACATGCACTGATGGGTTCGGCATATTTTCATTTAGGTAAAATTTATTTTAAGAATAGAGAATATACAAAAGCTTTGCAATGGTATGAACTGGTGGATGAATATGATTTAAATTTTTCTGATCGTGATGCCTATAAATTTCAATATGCTTATACACTGTTTACCAAAAAAAAATTAGATAAAGCCAATGACTTATTTAAGCAATTGAAGGAAAAAGAAGGGCCGTATTATTTTGCTTCTAATTATTACTATGGATTTATTTCGTATTTGAACGACGATTACAATGAAGCTATTGCAAGTTTTAATCGGGTGAAAGATGAAGGTGTATATGCGCTTGTAGTGCCTTATTATTTCTGCAATATTTATTACAGTCAAAAAGAATATGATAAACTGATTGCGTATGCAGAACCGTTGATAGAAAATACCAGATTGAATTATCATGCTGAAATAAATCAATTACTCGGGCAGGCATATTTGATGAAAGAAAATTATGAAAAAGCATTGCCCTATTTAAGCTATTATGTAGAAAAAGTTAGATCAAGAAAACCGGAAGATTATTATCAATTGGGTTTTGTACAATATCAACTCAAAGATTATCAGGGAGCATTAAGTAACCTGGGAAGTATCACTGATAAAAATGATACGATATATCAGCAGGCCGCTTTTTTGATGGGTAATTGTTATGTCAATACAGATAAAAAAGAAGATGCCCGCAATAAATTCTTAGATGCTTCTTTGTATTCCATTGATAAAAATGTGCAGCAAACTGCATTGTTTAATTATGCAAAGTTGAGTTATGAGTTGCAATATTATCCGGCAGCAGTAACTTCTTTAAAAACATATTTGGAAAATTATCCTAACGGAAAATTTACAACCGATGCACAGGAATTATTAGCAGATGCATTGGTGAATACAAAAAAATATGATGAAGCACTGGCTATTTTAAATGGTATTCCTGAAAAATCAAAGCAACTAAAAATTGCCTACCAAAAAGTAGCGTATTACAGTGGAGTAGATGATTATAATAATAAAGATTATGTGGGTGCGGAAGATATGTTTATGAAGTCGTTGATGTATCCTCTTGATGGTAAAATACAAGCGGGAAGTTATTTCTGGTTGGGAGAAATAAATTATCAGGATGGTAAATATGCAAAAGCAATTTCCAACCATGTGAAATATCAAGATGTGGCAAAAGCAAGTGGAAATCCAACTGCTGAAGTGCGAATTGCGTATTCAAATTATACAATCGGATACGCTTATTTCCGACAATCAAATTTTGGAAATGCGGTAAAATATTTTGATAAGGTTACAAACGAATTAAAATTATCTAAAACCGCCTCACAGGAAGTGGATATTGCATTGGATGCCACATTGCGATCTGCAGATTGTTACTTCATGACTAAAGAATATAATAAAGCGGAAAAGAATTATTCAAAGATTATTGACAACAATTATAAAGGTTCGGATTATGCATTATTTCAAAAAGGAATGTTGCATGGTTTGAAAGGTGAAAACGCCAATAAGATTTCGACGCTGAAACAATTGAATTCTAAATTTCCGAAATCATTGTATGTGGATGATGCGATGTATGAAATTGCCAATACTTATTTTTTAATGAAGGATAATAATGCGGCAATAAATGGATTTAAAGCATTGTTAAATGATAAGCCAAATAGTGGTTATGTAATTAAAGCATATTTAAAATTAGGTCTGATTTATTATAACATGGATGATTTGGCAATGGCTGAAAAATATTATAAATCCGCATACGAATTATCACCTACTACGTCCGAAGGTGCAGAAGCAAAAAATGCGTTGAAAGATATTGCTGAAGAAACCGGAAATGTAAGTGGGCTGGAAGGTATAGCCACAGTTTCTGAAAAAGATTCTGTGAGTTATAATGCGGCAAAATTCAAATATAATAAAGATGATTATGCCGGTGCAGCAAAAGCATTTAGTGATTATTTGAAACAATATCCAAAAGGTTATTTCAGAGAACAGGCATTATTTTATCGTGCGGAAAGTTATTTCAAAACCGAAGCGTATGAAAAAGCATTGGCGGATTATGCAATCTTAATTGATGAAAAGAAGCCTGCGTTTTTAGAGAGTTCATTAGTGCGTGCTTCATGGATAAGTTACTATGTGAAAGAAGATTATAATACCGCATTTGATTACTACGAATTGCTGTTTCAAAATGCCAGTTATAAAGAAAATGCATTTGTGGCAATGAAAGGATTGTTGCGTGTTTCTTATCAATTAAATAACTATGATGATGTATTGGTAAATGCAAATCGCATTCTCGCTTCTGATCTTGTTACAAACGAAGAACGCATTGAAGCAAATTACTATTCAGGGAAAGCATATCTGGCAAAAAATAATAATGATAAAGCATTTGAATCTTTTCAAAAAACTGCGCAGTTAACTACAAATGTTATTGGAGTAGAAAGTCGTTTTATGATGGCTGATATCTTATATCAGAAAGGTAAACTGGATGATTCTAAAAAACAATGTTTAGAAATTGTAAATGAATTACCGGCGTATGAAGAATGGGTAATACGCAGTTATATTTTATTGGCGGATATATCTGCATCCAAAGGAGAATATGCACAGGCAAAAGCATCGCTGCGCAGTATCATTGATAATTATCAGGGTGATCCGCAATTGGTGGAACTTGCAAAAATTAAATTGCAACAGATAGAAGAATTAGAAAAAGGGGCAAGACGTATTGACGAGCAAGATCAAAACAATAATGATAATCCTGAAGAATTAGAATTCAACAAATAA
- the rnhA gene encoding ribonuclease HI, translating into MVKIYTDGAAKGNPGPGGYGAILRYGNHEMELSAGYRLTTNNRMELLAVITALEKLNRNPLDITIYSDSKYVVDAVAKGWVFGWEKKGFKGKKNPDLWKRFLKLFRMHTIHFVWIRGHNGHPENERCDVLAVEASESNNLLIDTYYEESGNNLFD; encoded by the coding sequence ATGGTAAAAATTTATACAGATGGTGCTGCAAAGGGAAATCCCGGGCCAGGTGGTTATGGTGCAATTTTGCGTTATGGCAATCATGAAATGGAATTAAGCGCAGGTTATCGCCTTACCACCAACAATCGCATGGAGCTACTTGCAGTGATTACTGCATTAGAAAAATTGAATCGTAATCCATTAGATATTACAATATATTCCGATTCAAAATATGTGGTGGATGCGGTTGCAAAAGGTTGGGTTTTTGGTTGGGAGAAAAAAGGATTTAAAGGAAAAAAGAATCCGGATTTATGGAAGCGATTTTTAAAATTATTTCGCATGCATACTATTCATTTTGTTTGGATTCGTGGCCATAACGGACATCCTGAAAATGAGCGTTGCGATGTATTAGCTGTGGAAGCCAGTGAAAGCAACAACTTATTAATTGATACTTATTATGAAGAAAGTGGAAACAATCTATTCGATTAA
- the fbp gene encoding class 1 fructose-bisphosphatase gives MRPKTLVEFIVERQSDFPYATGELTRLLSDISIASKIVNREVNKAGLVDILGAEGSENIQGEQQQKLDVYANNQFIQALNAGGEVCGIASEENDEFIGLNGAISKNGKYVVLIDPLDGSSNIDVNVSIGTIFSIYRRLSFSGPAVIDDFLQKGSEQVAAGYVIYGSSTMLVYTTGKGVNGFTLDPSIGEFCLSHPLIRIPKTGLIYSINEGNYVHFPEGVKQYIKYCQEEDIATKRPYTSRYIGSLVADFHRNMLKGGIYIYPETAKSPKGKLRLLYECNPLGYIAEQAGGVASTGTKRILDVEPKELHQRVPLYIGSSEMVAQAEQFIKQHKEATAKVN, from the coding sequence ATGAGACCAAAAACTTTAGTTGAATTTATAGTGGAACGCCAGTCGGATTTTCCGTATGCTACAGGAGAATTAACAAGATTATTAAGCGATATCAGTATTGCATCAAAGATTGTAAACCGTGAAGTGAATAAAGCGGGTTTGGTAGATATTCTGGGTGCAGAAGGCAGTGAAAATATACAAGGCGAACAACAACAAAAATTGGATGTGTATGCAAACAATCAATTTATTCAAGCGCTGAATGCCGGGGGAGAAGTGTGCGGAATTGCATCAGAGGAGAATGATGAATTTATTGGATTGAATGGTGCTATTTCAAAAAATGGAAAATATGTAGTGCTGATAGATCCATTAGATGGCTCTTCAAATATTGATGTGAATGTTTCCATCGGAACCATCTTTTCTATCTATCGCAGATTATCTTTTTCCGGACCGGCAGTGATAGATGATTTCTTACAAAAAGGTAGTGAGCAAGTTGCTGCCGGATATGTAATTTATGGTTCTTCCACAATGTTGGTTTATACCACAGGTAAAGGTGTAAATGGATTTACTCTCGATCCTTCAATCGGTGAATTTTGTTTATCGCATCCATTAATTCGCATTCCTAAAACCGGATTAATCTATTCTATTAACGAAGGAAATTATGTGCATTTTCCCGAAGGCGTAAAGCAATATATTAAATATTGTCAGGAAGAAGATATTGCTACAAAGCGTCCATATACATCAAGATACATCGGTTCATTAGTTGCAGATTTTCATCGCAATATGTTGAAGGGCGGAATTTATATTTATCCGGAAACGGCGAAATCACCAAAAGGAAAGTTGAGATTATTATATGAGTGTAATCCATTGGGATATATTGCAGAACAAGCCGGCGGTGTTGCATCTACAGGAACAAAACGCATTCTGGATGTGGAGCCAAAAGAATTGCATCAGCGGGTTCCTCTATATATCGGTTCATCAGAAATGGTGGCACAAGCAGAGCAATTTATCAAGCAACATAAGGAAGCAACTGCCAAAGTGAATTAA
- a CDS encoding GNAT family N-acetyltransferase encodes MQIWIRQALTKDMLQVHRLVQELAAFENAPSEVITTPQQYITDGFDEKRFKVIVAEDTTLPPEKSIIGIAFYYWAYSTWRGKYIWLEDLIVTENYRQSGVGSLLFKEIIRTAKYEGAMLLKWQVLDWNTPAIKFYEKINAQHDAEWLTYRINQTDFDSALNN; translated from the coding sequence ATGCAAATATGGATTAGACAAGCCCTTACAAAAGATATGTTGCAGGTGCACCGATTAGTACAAGAACTGGCCGCATTTGAAAATGCACCATCAGAAGTTATCACTACACCTCAGCAATATATTACCGATGGATTTGATGAAAAGAGGTTTAAAGTAATAGTTGCTGAAGACACTACTTTACCTCCGGAAAAATCAATTATTGGTATTGCTTTTTATTATTGGGCATATTCCACATGGAGAGGAAAATATATTTGGTTGGAAGATTTAATAGTTACAGAAAATTACAGACAATCCGGTGTGGGAAGTTTATTGTTTAAAGAAATAATTCGCACGGCAAAATACGAAGGTGCTATGTTACTGAAATGGCAAGTGCTGGATTGGAATACGCCTGCAATAAAATTCTATGAGAAAATAAATGCGCAACATGATGCAGAATGGTTGACTTATAGAATCAATCAAACAGATTTTGATAGTGCATTAAATAACTAA
- a CDS encoding aspartate kinase, with the protein MKVFKFGGASVKDAEGIRNVGRILQMFENENIVIIVSAMGKTTNALEQIAELAFNEKDFDDALNILIQNHQQIISALQIDFNIEHYKQLIQTQLSQSKQFSYPKFYDQVVSIGEIISSAILSSYLNHAAINNTWLDVRTVIHTDETWREGIVDWDKTNVSCTTILPALLEKGHVVTQGFIGGTSSGLVTTLGREGSDFTGAVFSNCLNAEGLWIWKDVPGVLTADPKEFPFKTQLHELTYYEAVEMTYYGAQVIHPKTIKPLQNKQIPLYVRSFINPEAAGTRIYADDSDKTYPPIIVLKKNQLLMSVKANDFSFIAENNLSNIYNLFADYKVKANMIQTAALSFSAVVDNNPYTLNPLFEKLAEEYEILTNDNLQLLTIRHYTGEIIEELTKGKEILLEQRSRQTIQFLISDQRRGDSK; encoded by the coding sequence ATGAAAGTTTTTAAGTTTGGTGGTGCCAGCGTAAAAGATGCAGAAGGTATTCGCAATGTGGGTAGAATATTACAGATGTTCGAAAATGAAAATATTGTAATAATTGTTTCTGCAATGGGAAAAACAACAAATGCATTGGAGCAAATTGCAGAGCTTGCTTTTAATGAAAAAGATTTTGATGACGCATTAAATATATTGATTCAAAATCATCAGCAAATTATTTCTGCATTGCAAATAGATTTTAATATTGAACACTACAAACAATTAATTCAAACTCAACTTTCACAATCAAAACAATTCAGCTATCCGAAATTTTATGATCAGGTGGTGAGTATTGGTGAAATTATTTCTTCTGCAATTCTGAGTTCTTATTTAAATCATGCTGCAATAAATAATACATGGTTAGATGTGCGCACTGTAATTCATACAGATGAAACATGGCGTGAAGGAATTGTAGATTGGGATAAAACTAATGTATCATGTACTACAATTCTTCCTGCATTATTAGAAAAAGGACATGTGGTTACACAGGGTTTTATCGGCGGAACATCTTCGGGATTAGTTACCACATTAGGCCGTGAAGGTTCTGATTTTACGGGTGCTGTTTTTTCGAATTGTTTAAATGCAGAAGGTCTTTGGATTTGGAAAGATGTGCCCGGTGTACTCACTGCAGATCCAAAAGAATTTCCGTTTAAAACACAGTTGCATGAACTCACTTATTATGAAGCAGTGGAGATGACTTATTATGGTGCGCAGGTAATTCATCCAAAAACAATTAAGCCATTACAGAACAAACAAATTCCATTATATGTACGCTCATTTATAAATCCAGAAGCAGCAGGAACTAGAATTTATGCGGATGATTCTGATAAAACATATCCGCCAATAATTGTATTGAAAAAAAATCAATTACTGATGTCTGTCAAGGCAAATGATTTTTCTTTTATTGCAGAAAATAATCTCAGTAATATTTATAATTTATTTGCTGACTATAAAGTAAAAGCAAATATGATACAAACGGCAGCACTCAGTTTTTCAGCAGTGGTTGACAACAATCCTTATACATTAAATCCACTGTTCGAAAAGTTAGCTGAAGAATATGAAATATTGACAAATGACAATTTACAATTGCTTACCATCCGACATTACACTGGGGAAATAATTGAAGAATTAACCAAAGGAAAAGAAATTTTATTGGAACAACGATCACGACAAACAATTCAGTTTTTAATCAGCGATCAGCGTAGGGGCGATTCAAAATAG
- a CDS encoding DMT family transporter: protein MNNFKTHSGYILALLATLIWSGNFIVARDLNASYSPVSISFFRWLIATVVILPFALPHLKRDFKLLIAQWRLILVLSLTGVTVFNTLIYLAAHTTSAFNLSLFAITAPIYVVFFNWMFYKEIITRNQTIGFIILLVGLLVLLSKGNPEKILELEFNRGDLWMAVAASIFAFYSSLLRKKNPALGNLSFLSSTFILGVFMLIPFFIIDLMSSSLPLKFTTSSTLQFIFIGVGPSIISYYLWNKSVVEIGSTKAATIYNTLPIFSAFFAALFLNEQVLAIQIVSSAIIVAGVLLVLLGKRNKISEYESGQK, encoded by the coding sequence ATGAATAATTTTAAAACACACTCCGGATACATATTAGCTTTATTGGCAACTCTTATTTGGTCAGGTAATTTTATTGTAGCACGGGATTTAAATGCATCGTATTCTCCTGTTTCAATTTCATTTTTTCGATGGTTAATTGCCACCGTAGTAATTCTTCCTTTTGCACTACCTCATTTGAAGCGAGACTTCAAGCTGTTAATAGCGCAATGGCGACTCATCCTTGTGTTGTCATTAACGGGGGTTACTGTTTTTAATACACTGATATATCTTGCTGCCCACACCACTTCTGCATTTAATTTATCACTCTTCGCCATTACAGCTCCCATTTATGTAGTCTTTTTCAATTGGATGTTTTACAAAGAAATCATTACACGGAATCAAACGATTGGATTCATCATTCTTCTTGTTGGGTTACTCGTGTTACTTTCTAAAGGAAACCCGGAAAAAATTCTTGAACTTGAATTTAACAGAGGAGATTTATGGATGGCGGTAGCTGCCAGTATTTTTGCTTTTTATTCTTCCTTACTAAGAAAAAAGAATCCTGCTCTGGGTAACCTTTCTTTTTTATCTTCCACATTCATATTAGGTGTATTCATGTTAATTCCATTTTTCATTATAGATTTAATGAGCTCATCTTTACCATTAAAATTTACAACTTCCTCTACGTTGCAGTTTATTTTTATAGGTGTGGGACCTTCCATAATTTCCTATTATCTGTGGAATAAATCTGTTGTTGAAATAGGCTCAACAAAAGCAGCAACCATTTATAATACGCTTCCTATATTCAGTGCTTTTTTTGCGGCACTATTTCTTAACGAGCAGGTGTTAGCGATACAGATTGTAAGTTCTGCAATAATTGTAGCAGGGGTTTTATTAGTATTGCTTGGGAAGCGTAATAAGATTTCTGAATATGAGAGTGGACAGAAATGA
- a CDS encoding SDR family oxidoreductase has protein sequence MQNYLIIGGSSGIGQELANQLSQTGNHIIATYNKNEPKNEKPDIDFHPLNVLEETFSLDFLPDELAGLIYCPGSINLKPFERIKPIDFEMDYKLQVIGAIKIIQQVLPRLKKSKNASIVLFSTVAVQTGLPFHTQVATSKGAIEGLAKALAAEFAPAIRVNCIAPSLTDTPLAAFLLNTEQKKEANALRHPLKRIGSTEDIANMAAFLLSSKAAWITGQILHVDGGMSSLKI, from the coding sequence ATGCAAAATTATTTAATTATCGGAGGCTCTAGTGGTATAGGCCAGGAACTCGCTAATCAACTTTCTCAGACAGGCAATCATATAATTGCAACTTATAACAAAAATGAACCTAAGAATGAAAAGCCTGATATTGATTTTCATCCTTTAAATGTTTTGGAGGAAACATTTTCATTAGATTTTTTACCCGATGAATTGGCAGGATTAATTTACTGCCCGGGAAGTATTAATCTTAAACCTTTTGAAAGAATAAAACCCATAGATTTTGAAATGGATTATAAACTTCAGGTAATCGGAGCTATTAAAATTATTCAACAAGTATTACCAAGATTAAAGAAATCTAAAAATGCATCTATAGTTTTATTCTCTACAGTTGCTGTTCAAACCGGCCTGCCATTTCACACGCAGGTGGCCACTTCTAAGGGTGCAATTGAAGGATTAGCGAAAGCACTTGCGGCTGAATTTGCTCCTGCCATTAGAGTGAATTGTATTGCACCTTCCTTAACGGATACACCCTTGGCGGCGTTCTTGTTAAATACCGAACAAAAGAAAGAAGCCAATGCACTGCGTCATCCTTTAAAAAGAATTGGCTCCACAGAGGACATTGCAAATATGGCGGCGTTTTTACTATCTTCTAAAGCAGCTTGGATAACAGGTCAAATTCTACATGTAGATGGTGGTATGTCTTCTTTAAAAATTTAA
- a CDS encoding beta-lactamase family protein translates to MLNKLLFMLCIILIASCQSQKENDINKIALFENELDSLRIAYKIPGMSVGISINDSIQLITGFGLANVEQNIPMSGNTPLRIASLTKPIFSTILMHLAEENKIDLDWKIKDYYPDYLGSCSRILGYFNEEMPEYSFLLNEYHPERNDILIKHHLSHTAENIPGTKYKYNGFLFGMLSDVVQTATKITFDKWVDSLVIEKLQLKHSASS, encoded by the coding sequence ATGTTGAATAAATTATTATTTATGTTGTGTATCATTCTGATTGCTTCATGCCAATCGCAGAAAGAAAACGATATAAACAAAATAGCGCTGTTTGAGAATGAATTAGATTCTTTACGCATAGCATATAAAATACCCGGCATGAGCGTAGGTATTTCTATCAATGATTCTATACAACTTATTACAGGATTTGGTCTGGCAAACGTGGAGCAAAATATCCCAATGTCAGGAAATACCCCTTTGCGAATTGCTTCATTAACCAAACCCATTTTTTCAACAATCTTAATGCATCTTGCAGAAGAAAATAAAATTGATTTAGATTGGAAGATTAAAGATTATTATCCTGACTATTTAGGAAGTTGCAGCAGAATTCTTGGATATTTCAATGAAGAAATGCCGGAGTATTCCTTTCTGTTAAATGAATATCATCCGGAACGTAATGACATTTTAATAAAACATCATTTATCACATACGGCTGAAAATATTCCGGGTACAAAATATAAATACAATGGATTTCTTTTTGGTATGTTATCCGATGTGGTACAAACTGCTACTAAAATAACATTTGATAAATGGGTGGACAGTTTAGTAATTGAAAAACTACAATTAAAACATTCCGCATCTTCTTAA